A window from Canis lupus familiaris isolate Mischka breed German Shepherd chromosome 18, alternate assembly UU_Cfam_GSD_1.0, whole genome shotgun sequence encodes these proteins:
- the LOC111090849 gene encoding uncharacterized protein LOC111090849 isoform X4: MPLQPLPGPWSSGSELAAPCSLGPSPAFCKLCSVLRGSPERPSLTHRRAPATDAHADHGLGSRRGSQLCVSPSWKQGTGTRTEPTGPDGTSHPRHQAAPATQGTRHHKPMIHETKAERAPWPRTPGGAQSARSLLCSHQGQAPGADPLNHR, translated from the exons ATGCCCTTGCAGCCTCTGCCTGGACCTTGGAG CTCTGGCTCCGAGCTGGccgctccctgctccctgggaccAAGCCCAGCGTTTTGCAAACTCTGCTCCGTTCTCCGAGGGTCCCCTGAGCGCCCCTCCCTCACCCACCGCAGAGCACCCGCCACTGATGCGCACGCGGATCATGGACTGGGCTCCAGGAGGGGCTCCCAGCTCTGTGTCAGCCCCAGCTGGAAGCAAGGGACAGGGACTCGGACAGAACCAACAGGACCCGACGGCACCAGCCACCCAAGGCACCAGGCGGCACCAGCCACCCAAGGCACCAGGCACCACAAGCCAATGATCCATGAAACAAAAGCTGAAA GAGCTCCCTGGCCAAGGACCCCTGGAGGAGCCCAgagtgcaaggagcctgctgtgcTCACACCAGGGACAGGCACCTGGAGCAGACCCCCTGAATCACAGATGA